Proteins encoded within one genomic window of Dermatophilus congolensis:
- a CDS encoding MMPL family transporter gives MSSALYTLGRWCHQHRRHVLATWLLALTLIASLAVAIGTGTKEEYRVPNSESQEALDYIKGTFPEISGTSAQIIVIAPNGHTITDRAIRTDIENSIKRIENIDSVKVVTNPYDKNVSGSLSADNRAALINIQFTGDFFSITDTTRDTLTNEANTLTHNGTRAVAGGAIYNNAVPTMSWTEGIGLILSALVLLIFFRAVRATAAPIVSALLGAGVSLALLFLATSITVLTDTTPMLALMIGMAVGIDYSLFLLARHRENLLAGIDPAESAARATATAGSAVLFAGFTVITALAGLSVVGLPFLTTMGIGSAIAVAIAVAAALTITPALMSLLGRNILAHRQRTNPPRHATAGPRWAHIWIRTVTRFPLLTIIILTSALIFASIPARNLELALPDAGTTNPGTNARLTYDLTAEHFGPGANGPLLVVADIVKSERPRELMDDLKKEVASIPGIHHVSLATPNRNADTGVVIAIPTTAPSDPATTQLVHEIRNRATTWEKRYDTTLSVTGATAAQIDISEMLGKALIPFALVVMGLCLLLLLIVFRSILVPLTATLGFLLSVLTAFGAVAAVYSWGWFAEPLSVSRLGPVISFMPIILMGVLFGLAMDYQMFIVSRMHEHYSHNGDPDSAVENGFAAAAPVVTAAAVIMVGIFAAFVPHGSATIKPIALGLAVGVFVDAFIVRMAIVPAALKLFGHGAWWLPGKLATNLPAIDVEGSGVMRQIAAQKTSNRHPQRIVHATNLTVRGGRGTVFSDLNLTLNDGQLAVLAGPEGSGKTTAILTLAGRIYPSAGDLVVNGHVMPEHSGTIQHLASLAEIHGVNPLENDLSVKQNIAETLSTRTLMPWARRRDIDAVMTSLNHLITYALDTAELPIEPTAGNSRLVHRDTLVRDLPRLSRMLLGIVLATIGRPPFILIDDIDTLRTIPERRGAWAAIGLLLSERDTPLAILTACQDSMNIDELTTLTGLPETDITQINLADIYNPADAPQTTEETVTQQPATTASKAHN, from the coding sequence GTGTCATCAGCCCTCTACACGCTCGGACGCTGGTGCCACCAACACCGCCGCCACGTCCTCGCCACCTGGCTGCTAGCACTCACCCTCATCGCATCCCTCGCCGTTGCCATAGGAACAGGCACCAAAGAGGAATACCGCGTACCCAACAGCGAATCCCAAGAAGCACTCGACTACATCAAAGGCACCTTCCCCGAAATCTCCGGCACCTCTGCCCAAATCATCGTCATTGCACCCAACGGGCACACCATCACCGACCGCGCCATCCGTACCGACATCGAAAACAGCATCAAACGCATCGAAAACATCGACAGCGTCAAAGTCGTCACCAACCCCTACGACAAAAACGTCTCCGGCTCGCTGTCGGCAGACAACCGCGCCGCCCTCATCAACATCCAATTCACCGGCGACTTCTTCTCCATCACCGACACCACCCGCGATACCCTCACCAACGAAGCAAACACCCTCACCCACAACGGCACCCGCGCCGTCGCCGGCGGAGCCATCTACAACAACGCCGTCCCCACCATGAGCTGGACCGAAGGCATCGGCCTCATCCTGTCCGCACTGGTCTTACTCATCTTCTTCCGCGCCGTCCGCGCCACCGCCGCCCCCATCGTGTCCGCACTCCTAGGGGCAGGTGTCTCCCTAGCGCTCCTCTTCCTCGCCACCAGCATCACCGTCCTGACTGACACCACCCCCATGCTCGCCCTCATGATCGGCATGGCAGTTGGCATCGACTACTCCCTGTTCCTCCTGGCACGCCACCGCGAAAACCTCCTAGCCGGCATCGACCCAGCCGAATCAGCAGCCCGCGCCACCGCCACAGCCGGATCCGCTGTCCTCTTCGCCGGATTCACCGTCATCACCGCCCTAGCAGGGCTCAGCGTCGTAGGCCTGCCCTTCCTCACCACCATGGGCATCGGCTCAGCCATCGCCGTAGCCATCGCCGTAGCCGCCGCCCTCACCATCACCCCAGCCCTCATGTCACTACTGGGCCGAAACATCCTCGCCCACCGTCAGCGCACCAACCCACCCAGACACGCCACCGCCGGCCCCCGATGGGCACACATCTGGATCCGCACCGTCACCCGCTTCCCCCTCCTAACCATCATCATCCTCACCAGCGCCCTCATCTTCGCCTCCATCCCCGCCCGCAACCTCGAACTCGCCCTACCCGACGCCGGCACCACCAACCCCGGCACCAACGCCCGCCTCACCTACGACCTCACCGCCGAACACTTCGGCCCCGGCGCCAACGGCCCCCTCCTCGTCGTCGCCGACATCGTCAAATCAGAACGCCCCCGCGAACTCATGGACGACCTCAAAAAAGAAGTCGCCTCCATCCCCGGCATCCACCACGTCTCCCTGGCCACCCCCAACCGCAACGCCGACACCGGCGTCGTCATCGCCATCCCCACCACCGCCCCCAGTGACCCAGCCACCACCCAACTTGTCCACGAAATCCGCAACCGCGCCACCACCTGGGAAAAACGCTACGACACCACCCTGTCCGTCACCGGCGCCACCGCAGCACAAATCGACATCTCCGAAATGCTCGGAAAAGCACTCATCCCATTCGCCCTCGTCGTCATGGGACTGTGCCTGCTCCTACTGCTCATCGTCTTCCGCTCCATCCTGGTCCCTCTGACCGCCACCCTCGGATTCCTCCTATCCGTCCTGACCGCCTTCGGTGCCGTAGCCGCCGTCTACTCCTGGGGGTGGTTCGCCGAACCCCTCTCTGTCAGCCGCCTAGGACCAGTTATTAGCTTCATGCCCATCATCCTGATGGGCGTCCTATTCGGGCTCGCCATGGACTACCAAATGTTCATCGTGTCCCGCATGCACGAGCACTACAGCCACAACGGTGACCCCGACAGCGCCGTCGAAAACGGATTCGCAGCAGCAGCCCCCGTTGTCACCGCAGCAGCAGTAATCATGGTCGGCATCTTCGCCGCCTTCGTCCCTCATGGGAGCGCCACTATCAAACCCATCGCACTCGGCCTAGCCGTCGGCGTCTTCGTCGATGCCTTCATCGTCCGTATGGCCATCGTCCCCGCCGCACTCAAACTCTTCGGACACGGAGCCTGGTGGCTCCCAGGAAAACTCGCCACAAATCTACCGGCCATTGACGTAGAAGGGTCCGGAGTCATGCGTCAAATCGCAGCCCAAAAAACCAGCAACCGCCACCCACAACGCATCGTCCACGCCACAAACCTCACCGTCAGAGGCGGACGCGGAACCGTCTTCTCCGACCTCAACCTCACCCTCAACGACGGACAACTGGCCGTCCTAGCCGGACCAGAAGGATCAGGAAAAACAACCGCAATCCTCACCCTCGCCGGGCGCATCTACCCCAGCGCAGGCGACCTCGTCGTCAACGGCCACGTCATGCCTGAACACTCCGGCACCATCCAACACCTGGCTTCACTAGCCGAAATCCACGGAGTCAACCCCCTAGAAAACGACCTCAGCGTCAAACAAAACATCGCCGAAACACTCTCCACCCGCACCCTCATGCCCTGGGCACGCCGTCGAGACATCGACGCCGTCATGACCAGCCTCAACCACCTCATCACCTACGCCCTCGACACCGCCGAACTCCCCATCGAACCCACAGCAGGAAACAGCCGGCTCGTCCACCGCGACACACTCGTGCGCGACCTACCCCGACTCAGCCGCATGCTCCTAGGTATCGTCCTAGCCACCATCGGACGCCCACCCTTCATCCTCATCGACGACATCGACACCCTCCGCACCATCCCCGAACGCCGTGGAGCCTGGGCCGCCATCGGGCTTCTCCTGAGCGAACGAGACACCCCCCTGGCCATCCTCACCGCCTGCCAAGACTCCATGAACATCGACGAACTCACCACCTTGACCGGCCTACCTGAAACAGACATCACCCAGATCAACCTCGCCGACATCTACAACCCCGCCGACGCCCCCCAAACCACCGAAGAAACAGTTACTCAGCAGCCGGCCACCACCGCATCGAAAGCACACAACTGA
- a CDS encoding PTS sugar transporter subunit IIA → MSIIRTEHVILDLPATDRAAATRALAETLVSTGRVSDLEQFIADVEAREAQMATGLPGGIGIPHCRSNTVSEPSLAFGRCNEGIDWGAEDGPASLIFLIAAPDGGDDAHMAILAKLARKLMNNEFKNNLREASNSEQVVEVITAAVTA, encoded by the coding sequence TTGTCCATCATTCGCACCGAGCACGTCATCCTCGACCTGCCAGCCACCGACCGTGCCGCCGCCACCCGGGCCCTGGCTGAAACACTTGTCTCCACCGGACGTGTCAGTGACCTTGAGCAATTCATCGCCGATGTTGAAGCTCGAGAGGCTCAGATGGCTACCGGTCTTCCCGGCGGTATCGGGATCCCTCACTGCCGCAGCAACACCGTCTCCGAGCCCTCACTTGCCTTCGGCCGCTGCAACGAAGGCATCGACTGGGGTGCAGAAGACGGCCCTGCCAGCCTGATTTTCCTCATCGCAGCCCCTGACGGCGGCGATGACGCTCACATGGCAATCCTGGCCAAACTTGCCCGCAAACTCATGAACAACGAGTTCAAAAACAACCTGCGCGAAGCCAGCAACAGCGAACAGGTTGTCGAGGTCATTACCGCGGCGGTGACCGCATGA
- a CDS encoding DeoR/GlpR family DNA-binding transcription regulator, producing the protein MHQFERHAQIVESARQATRVEVTALAEQLGVTPETVRRDLTQLERKGLIRRVHGGAVAVEKLDFEPSSAVRLEQHAPEKRRIAAAALSCIPTAGSILLDAGTTTIGIAHDIPRDLDLNVLTNSLPVAEVIARRHDLQLHILGGAVRSRTDASIGTWGLRALEEVHVDVAFMGTNGISVETGFTTPDQSEAAIKRAMIAAAGRVIVLADSSKFGDAHFSKFADFSDVDTIITDGGIDADMANEIRSLGPEVLIA; encoded by the coding sequence ATGCATCAGTTCGAGCGCCATGCGCAAATCGTTGAAAGCGCACGTCAAGCCACACGGGTAGAGGTCACTGCCCTGGCCGAACAACTCGGAGTCACTCCAGAAACAGTGCGAAGAGACCTCACCCAACTCGAACGCAAGGGGCTCATCCGTCGCGTCCACGGCGGCGCCGTCGCCGTGGAAAAGCTCGACTTCGAGCCCTCTTCAGCAGTGCGACTCGAACAACACGCACCCGAAAAACGCCGCATCGCAGCCGCCGCGCTCTCCTGCATACCCACCGCTGGATCCATCCTTCTCGACGCCGGAACCACCACTATCGGCATCGCTCACGACATCCCCCGCGACCTCGACCTCAACGTCCTGACCAACTCCCTTCCCGTCGCTGAAGTCATCGCCCGACGCCACGACCTGCAACTACATATTCTTGGCGGCGCCGTCCGCTCCCGCACCGACGCGAGCATCGGCACCTGGGGGCTGCGCGCACTGGAAGAAGTACACGTCGATGTCGCCTTCATGGGAACCAACGGCATCTCCGTGGAAACAGGCTTCACCACCCCAGACCAATCCGAAGCAGCGATAAAACGAGCCATGATCGCCGCGGCAGGGCGAGTCATTGTCTTGGCCGACAGCAGCAAATTCGGCGACGCCCACTTCTCCAAATTCGCCGACTTCTCCGACGTCGACACCATCATCACCGACGGCGGCATCGACGCTGATATGGCCAACGAAATCCGCTCACTAGGACCAGAGGTTCTCATCGCATGA
- the hpaH gene encoding 2-oxo-hept-4-ene-1,7-dioate hydratase, which yields MLDTATLIRIADDLAAAERDRTTIARLTATYPDMTVEDSYAVQNMWRRRGIESGRRPVGRKIGLTSKVMQAATGITEPDYGAIFADMVYDNGSTIEHNKFSNVRIEVELAFILAAPLQGPEVTIFDVMRATEYVTPALEILSSRIEMQGRTIVDTISDNAAMGGMVLGGNPTNAHDVDLRWVSALLYRNETIEESGVAAAVLNHPAAGVAWLANKLAQHGDSLNAGEVILAGSFTRPMWVEPGDTVFADYGPMGTISCRFA from the coding sequence GTGCTTGATACTGCCACCTTGATCCGCATCGCAGACGACCTCGCCGCCGCCGAACGAGATCGCACCACCATCGCGCGTCTGACTGCCACCTACCCTGACATGACCGTCGAGGACTCGTACGCGGTGCAGAACATGTGGCGCCGCCGCGGAATCGAATCAGGACGACGCCCCGTCGGCCGCAAAATCGGTTTGACCAGCAAAGTCATGCAGGCAGCCACAGGAATCACAGAACCGGACTATGGCGCGATCTTCGCAGACATGGTTTACGACAACGGCTCAACAATCGAGCACAACAAGTTCTCGAATGTGCGTATCGAGGTCGAACTAGCATTCATTCTTGCCGCGCCGCTACAGGGGCCAGAGGTAACCATTTTCGACGTCATGAGGGCCACCGAATACGTCACCCCGGCGCTAGAGATCCTCTCCAGCCGGATAGAGATGCAAGGACGCACCATCGTTGACACCATCAGCGACAACGCTGCTATGGGTGGCATGGTTCTGGGCGGTAACCCTACCAACGCGCACGATGTAGACCTGCGATGGGTATCGGCATTGCTGTACCGCAACGAAACAATCGAGGAGTCCGGGGTGGCTGCTGCTGTGCTTAACCACCCCGCTGCAGGTGTGGCATGGCTAGCCAACAAGCTTGCACAACACGGAGATTCTCTGAACGCCGGGGAGGTCATCCTGGCAGGCAGTTTTACCCGCCCAATGTGGGTGGAGCCCGGTGACACTGTTTTCGCTGACTACGGACCGATGGGAACCATCTCGTGTCGATTCGCCTAA
- a CDS encoding YhgE/Pip domain-containing protein, whose translation MALLPTLSSSELRRISRGWFGKLVVIALLLIPSLYAGLLTYSNIDATNRLDNVPAAIVNKDEPATVTDANGKKQVVPLGRVVSGKLTGSDATNNLNWKLTDENDANDGLANGRYYAVLSIPKNFSAQATSSADPKKANNARLELNTNDATSYLSGNIAGAIATRITDSTSDELTKKYLDRVFLGFNGISEQMGKAADGAKKVQDGTQKLADGVVSAHKGTGTLDSGMGQLATGSQNLASGNKQLADGASKLADGASKLSDGAGKLATGLGEAKEKTAQLPEQTKQLADGSKKLATGLGTLDAGAKKLADGTNELAKGTAALPEQVGQLAQGATTFADGSKKLADGATRLGTGAQAVATGGSALAKGTTLLAGGASRLKTGVDRYTGGVDELASQCAASGASEAFCAQLNAISDQSGSIRSGAGRLAIGAAPLALGAERLQAGATRLAEGAAKYNAAVQQAGPGAARLADGLRKFAQSVPALSTGVQRIQEGANKLAQGTGPLHAGAEKLSGGLDQLAAGTPALTKGIADAANGAAAVSTGATSLQSGADKLSNGATSAAAGATKLAEGNSKAAKGVHDLHAGLGKLDDGARKLLQGATDLAKGLASGAKKIPTYDSKERNQLSAVVAKPVDGENVRLNRVANYGAGLAPYFCALGLWVGGMGLFFMLRPLPLRAMASTASPWRVALAGFAPAALVGIGQAVLLFTVMHWAVGITITNPGLFIGFAVLASCAFMAINQALVATLGPAGRFIGLLLIVLQLSSAGATYPIETAPGFFQFMHPLLPLTYAVQAFRSLIAGGTLHLAPAALVMLLWLIAALGMTVFTAARGRIWTVARLRDGAIA comes from the coding sequence ATGGCACTTCTTCCCACCCTCAGCAGCTCAGAACTGCGCCGCATCTCCCGAGGATGGTTCGGCAAACTCGTCGTTATCGCACTCCTTCTCATTCCATCCCTCTACGCCGGACTGCTCACCTACAGCAACATCGACGCCACCAACCGACTCGACAACGTCCCAGCTGCCATCGTCAACAAAGACGAACCCGCCACCGTCACCGACGCCAACGGTAAAAAACAGGTCGTCCCCCTAGGACGCGTCGTCAGCGGAAAACTCACCGGAAGTGACGCCACCAACAACCTCAACTGGAAACTCACTGACGAAAACGACGCCAACGACGGCCTCGCCAACGGCCGCTACTACGCTGTCTTGTCCATCCCCAAAAACTTCTCCGCCCAAGCGACCTCCTCTGCAGACCCCAAAAAAGCAAACAACGCTCGCCTCGAACTCAACACCAACGACGCAACCAGCTACCTATCGGGCAACATCGCTGGAGCAATCGCCACGCGCATCACCGACAGCACCAGCGACGAACTCACCAAGAAATACCTCGACCGCGTCTTCCTTGGCTTCAACGGCATCTCTGAGCAAATGGGCAAAGCCGCCGACGGAGCCAAAAAAGTCCAAGACGGCACCCAGAAACTCGCCGACGGAGTAGTTTCCGCGCACAAAGGCACCGGCACGCTGGACTCCGGCATGGGCCAGCTGGCCACCGGAAGCCAAAACCTCGCCTCAGGAAACAAACAGCTCGCCGACGGAGCCAGCAAACTTGCTGACGGAGCCAGCAAACTCTCTGACGGAGCAGGCAAACTCGCCACCGGCCTAGGCGAAGCCAAAGAAAAAACAGCCCAGCTACCCGAACAAACCAAACAACTCGCCGACGGATCCAAAAAACTCGCCACCGGCCTAGGCACTCTCGATGCTGGCGCCAAAAAACTCGCCGACGGCACCAACGAACTAGCCAAAGGAACCGCAGCCCTACCAGAACAGGTGGGACAGCTCGCCCAAGGCGCCACCACCTTCGCCGACGGATCCAAAAAACTCGCCGACGGAGCCACCCGCTTGGGCACAGGAGCCCAAGCAGTCGCCACCGGTGGCAGCGCACTGGCTAAAGGAACCACCCTGCTGGCCGGCGGTGCATCCCGTCTCAAAACCGGCGTGGACCGCTACACCGGCGGCGTTGACGAACTAGCCTCCCAATGCGCAGCCTCGGGCGCCAGTGAGGCCTTCTGCGCCCAACTCAACGCCATCAGCGACCAAAGCGGCTCTATACGCAGCGGAGCAGGACGTCTAGCCATCGGAGCTGCGCCGCTGGCGCTAGGAGCAGAACGACTCCAAGCAGGGGCCACCCGCCTGGCCGAGGGCGCAGCCAAATACAATGCCGCTGTTCAGCAAGCCGGCCCAGGGGCTGCTCGCCTCGCCGATGGACTACGCAAATTCGCTCAATCTGTGCCAGCGCTTTCTACCGGAGTGCAGCGCATTCAAGAAGGAGCAAACAAGCTCGCCCAGGGAACAGGGCCCCTGCACGCTGGTGCCGAGAAACTCTCTGGAGGACTAGACCAGTTGGCCGCTGGCACCCCCGCTTTGACTAAAGGCATCGCCGATGCTGCAAACGGTGCGGCAGCTGTGTCTACGGGGGCGACCTCGCTGCAAAGCGGCGCCGACAAGCTCTCGAACGGTGCCACGAGCGCCGCTGCTGGGGCAACCAAACTCGCTGAAGGAAACAGCAAAGCTGCCAAGGGCGTTCACGACCTGCACGCGGGTCTAGGCAAGCTGGATGATGGCGCCAGAAAACTCCTTCAGGGCGCAACTGACCTGGCTAAAGGTCTTGCCAGCGGCGCGAAAAAAATCCCGACCTACGACTCTAAAGAGCGCAACCAGCTCAGCGCGGTCGTAGCTAAACCGGTTGATGGTGAAAACGTCCGCCTCAACCGTGTGGCTAATTACGGTGCCGGCCTCGCCCCGTACTTCTGTGCACTCGGGTTGTGGGTTGGCGGCATGGGGCTGTTCTTCATGCTCCGCCCGTTGCCACTGCGCGCGATGGCCTCTACTGCATCGCCGTGGCGGGTTGCCCTTGCCGGGTTCGCTCCTGCAGCCCTGGTAGGCATTGGCCAGGCTGTGCTGCTTTTCACGGTCATGCACTGGGCAGTGGGAATCACAATCACCAACCCTGGCTTGTTCATTGGATTCGCAGTACTAGCCTCGTGCGCGTTCATGGCGATCAACCAGGCGCTAGTTGCTACGCTTGGCCCGGCAGGTAGATTCATTGGGCTTTTGCTGATCGTGTTGCAGCTGTCTTCGGCGGGGGCAACGTATCCGATTGAGACCGCTCCTGGATTCTTCCAGTTCATGCACCCACTGCTGCCGCTGACCTACGCGGTCCAGGCATTCCGCTCTTTGATCGCTGGTGGCACTTTGCACTTGGCACCCGCTGCGCTGGTGATGCTGTTGTGGCTCATCGCAGCGTTGGGGATGACGGTGTTTACAGCAGCTCGCGGCAGGATCTGGACTGTGGCGCGGCTGCGAGATGGAGCTATCGCATGA
- the pfkB gene encoding 1-phosphofructokinase — protein MILTLTPNPSVDRTISLDYLVHGTVHRATGTRMDPGGKGLNVSRAVSIHGAATCAVLPLGGPYGKIMADLLAEARCPVATVPISEGIRANIALVEPDGSTTKINETGPHLSDHEFEELLATIENAYDHSVTWVAACGSLPPGMPEDIYAQLTTRIHAKGGKIAIDSSGPALAAAINAGPDLIKPNRVELSELIGKDLPDLGSVVAAARSLINSGVGSVLVSLGKDGAAYITADSLTHASAHVEHPVSTVAAGDCTLAGFLLAMSEGLSGPEALLRAVAFGAAAVALPGSEIPTAEQVAAIQPILTQNPDLTLPLTD, from the coding sequence ATGATCCTCACCCTGACCCCCAACCCCAGCGTCGACCGCACCATTTCCCTGGACTACCTCGTCCACGGAACAGTCCACCGCGCCACTGGAACCCGCATGGACCCTGGCGGCAAAGGACTGAACGTCTCTCGCGCTGTTTCGATCCACGGCGCAGCCACCTGCGCAGTCCTTCCCTTGGGTGGCCCCTACGGAAAAATCATGGCCGACCTCCTCGCCGAAGCCCGATGCCCCGTAGCAACCGTCCCCATTAGCGAAGGTATCCGCGCCAACATCGCCCTGGTGGAGCCAGACGGCAGCACCACCAAAATCAACGAAACAGGCCCGCACCTAAGCGACCACGAATTCGAAGAACTCTTAGCCACCATTGAAAACGCATACGACCACAGCGTCACCTGGGTCGCAGCCTGCGGCAGCCTTCCACCAGGAATGCCCGAAGATATCTACGCTCAACTCACCACCCGCATCCACGCCAAAGGAGGAAAAATCGCGATTGACTCCTCTGGCCCTGCTCTGGCTGCCGCTATCAATGCTGGCCCTGACCTGATCAAACCCAACCGAGTCGAACTCAGTGAACTCATCGGCAAGGACCTTCCTGACCTGGGTAGTGTCGTCGCAGCAGCCCGTAGCCTCATCAACTCCGGTGTTGGTTCAGTGCTTGTCTCTCTAGGCAAAGACGGCGCCGCATACATCACCGCCGACAGCCTCACCCACGCCAGCGCCCACGTTGAGCACCCTGTTTCCACTGTCGCCGCTGGTGACTGCACCCTAGCTGGGTTCCTCCTCGCGATGAGTGAAGGCCTGTCCGGACCTGAGGCTCTACTGCGTGCTGTTGCCTTCGGTGCAGCTGCGGTTGCGCTCCCAGGAAGTGAAATCCCCACCGCCGAGCAGGTCGCGGCAATCCAGCCCATCCTGACCCAAAACCCCGACCTAACCCTTCCTCTTACAGACTGA
- a CDS encoding SGNH/GDSL hydrolase family protein, translating to MNPSTAVETADPGTGTAHPRPTGPSPAAPPQRTRKHLAVAIIITTLCIGLTSGCIIGRATAPHTQPTPTAEPLSGSGPIGPWQHYGHKNDPIPTMKKVADNPRGVLLLGDSVAARLHPALASTLEEHQHPMTFDHWNGRPTHAAADALVAIDAANAQPRTLVIVSGENDIFEPALFPVQIERIMRTAGPERHIYWVTPLVRRAANPTADENASTRLHSMLTEAATRHPNLHLVPWADKIRAANDATRTSLVPDGVHPSPEGVKVMASMILDTITSTNH from the coding sequence ATGAACCCCTCCACCGCCGTCGAGACCGCCGACCCCGGCACCGGCACCGCGCACCCAAGGCCCACCGGCCCCTCCCCTGCCGCACCACCCCAGCGCACCCGAAAACACCTCGCGGTCGCCATAATCATCACCACCCTCTGCATCGGGCTGACCAGCGGCTGCATCATCGGCCGCGCCACCGCCCCCCACACCCAGCCCACCCCCACTGCGGAACCTCTCAGCGGCTCAGGCCCCATCGGCCCCTGGCAACACTACGGACACAAAAACGACCCCATCCCCACCATGAAAAAAGTGGCCGACAACCCCCGCGGCGTACTCCTGCTCGGGGACTCCGTAGCCGCCCGCCTACACCCTGCCCTAGCCAGCACCCTCGAAGAACACCAACATCCCATGACCTTCGATCACTGGAACGGCCGACCCACCCACGCAGCCGCGGACGCCCTCGTTGCCATCGACGCCGCCAACGCACAACCTCGCACCCTGGTCATTGTCTCGGGCGAAAACGACATCTTCGAACCAGCGCTTTTTCCTGTACAAATCGAACGCATCATGCGCACCGCAGGCCCAGAGCGCCACATCTACTGGGTCACTCCCCTCGTCCGCCGCGCAGCCAACCCCACCGCAGACGAAAACGCCTCAACTCGACTCCACAGCATGCTCACCGAAGCTGCCACCCGGCATCCCAACCTCCACCTCGTCCCCTGGGCCGACAAAATCCGTGCCGCCAACGATGCCACCCGCACCAGCCTCGTTCCCGACGGGGTACACCCTTCCCCAGAAGGAGTGAAGGTGATGGCATCGATGATTCTCGACACCATCACCTCCACGAATCACTAA
- a CDS encoding TetR/AcrR family transcriptional regulator, with the protein MNNSHGTTISPRRARTRARLVEAATTLFVRNGVIATTVEQIAEEAGFTRGAFYSNFSDKDELIVEVLIARSESIAQAIENATVSPTANFSGVVDAFLASHPMGPEYFTMMNELALLAIRRGDPGGTFGRWSTEFNERTARLVSQGLASLGREPLVDPGDLTEVLSGVFERAIRASLLRGAPPNMLRRLLVTTLTHMTRPIEALPSTAQTPECTHAE; encoded by the coding sequence ATGAACAACTCGCACGGCACGACAATCTCGCCACGTCGTGCCCGCACCCGCGCTCGCCTCGTCGAGGCAGCCACCACCCTTTTTGTTCGCAACGGCGTCATCGCTACCACTGTTGAGCAAATAGCCGAGGAGGCCGGGTTTACGCGCGGAGCTTTCTACTCCAACTTTTCCGATAAAGATGAGCTGATCGTCGAAGTGCTTATTGCCCGCAGTGAATCGATCGCTCAGGCAATCGAGAACGCCACCGTCTCCCCCACTGCCAATTTCAGCGGCGTTGTCGACGCTTTCCTGGCCTCCCACCCGATGGGCCCGGAATATTTCACGATGATGAACGAATTAGCTTTGCTTGCTATCCGCCGCGGTGACCCCGGCGGCACATTTGGCCGCTGGAGCACCGAATTTAATGAGCGCACCGCACGTCTGGTCTCTCAAGGGTTAGCCAGCCTTGGCCGCGAACCCCTCGTGGACCCCGGTGACCTCACCGAAGTTCTTAGCGGCGTTTTTGAACGCGCCATCCGCGCGTCACTGCTGCGTGGCGCCCCGCCCAACATGCTCCGGCGCCTATTGGTCACCACTTTGACGCACATGACTCGCCCCATCGAGGCTCTGCCATCCACGGCCCAAACCCCCGAATGTACTCATGCCGAGTGA
- a CDS encoding HpcH/HpaI aldolase family protein encodes MSIRLKPTLRDCLAQAERPLAGVWACAGSPVVTEIIAGAGMDWVLIDMEHSPNGLASVLTQLQVVSGYPVTPMVRVPSDDPVVIKQVLDVGAESLLVPMVSTPEQAEAVVRACQYPPQGIRGVGSRLARSARWGRVGGYLGQANAHVAVFVQVETVEGVRNAEQIARVEGVDGVFVGPSDLAASMGLIGQLDAPELEAAVQDTFRAVTAAGKPVGVNAFDPQIARRYAAAGASFVLVAADVTILARGSEKLARAWVPETDA; translated from the coding sequence GTGTCGATTCGCCTAAAACCCACGCTCCGGGACTGCCTAGCGCAAGCCGAACGGCCCCTGGCAGGGGTGTGGGCGTGCGCGGGTAGCCCTGTGGTCACCGAGATCATTGCTGGGGCCGGTATGGATTGGGTGCTCATCGATATGGAGCATTCACCGAACGGGTTGGCTTCAGTGTTGACGCAGCTGCAAGTGGTGTCGGGGTATCCGGTAACCCCGATGGTGCGGGTCCCTTCTGATGACCCGGTCGTGATTAAACAAGTACTGGATGTTGGTGCAGAGTCACTGCTGGTGCCGATGGTCTCCACACCTGAACAGGCAGAGGCAGTAGTGCGTGCCTGCCAGTACCCACCACAGGGGATCCGCGGAGTGGGGTCGAGGCTGGCACGATCGGCTCGGTGGGGTCGAGTCGGAGGGTATTTGGGTCAGGCCAACGCGCATGTTGCTGTTTTTGTGCAGGTAGAGACAGTTGAGGGAGTGCGTAACGCCGAGCAGATCGCCCGTGTTGAAGGGGTCGATGGTGTTTTTGTTGGCCCGAGTGATCTGGCTGCTTCGATGGGACTGATCGGCCAGCTTGATGCCCCAGAGCTGGAAGCTGCCGTGCAAGATACGTTCCGCGCCGTCACTGCCGCCGGTAAACCGGTAGGAGTGAATGCTTTCGATCCACAGATCGCTCGTCGCTATGCGGCTGCCGGGGCCAGTTTTGTGCTTGTGGCCGCGGATGTGACGATTTTGGCCCGCGGATCAGAAAAGCTTGCGCGGGCATGGGTTCCTGAAACGGACGCGTGA